Proteins encoded by one window of Candidatus Neomarinimicrobiota bacterium:
- a CDS encoding alginate export family protein — translation MIKHMFISIVMVVVVNAESSPLKFSGQVRQRFEMVDKDFIDATSFNNQNYLRTRFAISFDNEDYSTFVQLQDSRVFGTETNTLKDGTADALDVHQAYFKLKNIFGMPLTAKVGRLEAAYGPQRLIGAVGWHNIGRSFDGFVFNFTNDFANVDFFNFKQVEAGTVDDEDDFNVSGVYAHF, via the coding sequence ATGATAAAACATATGTTCATTTCAATTGTAATGGTCGTAGTCGTAAATGCCGAATCTTCACCCTTGAAATTCTCAGGGCAAGTTCGCCAACGATTTGAAATGGTAGATAAGGACTTTATAGATGCGACATCTTTTAATAATCAAAACTATCTTCGAACACGCTTTGCTATTTCGTTTGATAATGAAGATTATAGCACTTTCGTACAATTGCAGGATTCTCGAGTTTTCGGAACGGAAACAAATACATTAAAAGATGGAACGGCAGATGCTTTGGATGTTCATCAAGCTTACTTTAAACTCAAGAATATATTTGGAATGCCATTGACTGCTAAAGTTGGACGACTTGAAGCAGCATATGGACCCCAGAGACTGATTGGTGCTGTGGGTTGGCATAATATTGGACGAAGTTTCGATGGCTTTGTTTTTAACTTTACCAACGATTTTGCAAATGTAGATTTTTTCAATTTCAAGCAAGTGGAAGCTGGTACAGTAGATGACGAAGATGATTTTAATGTCAGCGGTGTTTACGCCCATTTTAG
- a CDS encoding cytochrome c, with the protein MNLKSILYFGLAIIIVYGLGVGISSNKTEPNSEFIPEMVHSIAYDAYAPNPNTPDGKTLQLPPEGTIALGFMPEYPDGELTRENAGDVLKSPYDAANADLARGGKMYATFCQACHGLSGDGDGPVTKRGVPPPPSLKTTKVRNLKDGDLYYLISNGVGNMPPYKSQMKRNDRWLVAHFIKTLK; encoded by the coding sequence ATGAATCTAAAATCGATATTATATTTTGGGCTCGCTATAATTATAGTCTATGGATTGGGTGTGGGAATTTCATCAAATAAAACAGAACCCAATTCTGAATTTATTCCTGAAATGGTTCATTCTATTGCTTATGATGCCTATGCGCCTAACCCGAATACACCTGATGGAAAAACATTACAGTTGCCACCCGAAGGAACAATTGCGTTGGGGTTTATGCCTGAATATCCAGATGGAGAACTCACACGAGAAAATGCTGGTGATGTATTAAAAAGCCCTTATGATGCTGCAAATGCAGATTTGGCTCGCGGTGGAAAAATGTATGCCACTTTTTGTCAAGCATGTCATGGATTATCTGGCGATGGAGACGGGCCTGTTACCAAGCGGGGCGTACCACCGCCACCATCTTTGAAAACGACCAAAGTTCGAAATCTGAAAGATGGGGATTTGTATTATTTGATTTCAAATGGTGTTGGCAATATGCCACCTTATAAATCACAAATGAAACGAAATGATCGATGGTTAGTGGCACATTTTATTAAAACACTAAAATAA
- a CDS encoding DUF3341 domain-containing protein: MDRQLIAEFRNEFDLTEAVQAVRDAGFEIVDAYTPFAVHGLDKAMGLKKSRLNQICFLFGSLGLAIGVLGQYWISAVNWPINIGGRPWNSLPAFMPVAFEVTILFAGLGTVFSFFAWRKVKYGKQGLQPHLRVTNDRFFVVMKQGQERKASSLVSEIVQQYHGEMVAE, encoded by the coding sequence ATGGATAGACAATTGATCGCTGAATTTAGAAACGAGTTTGATCTCACCGAAGCGGTGCAAGCTGTGCGAGATGCGGGATTCGAAATTGTGGATGCTTATACACCTTTTGCCGTACATGGATTGGATAAAGCAATGGGCTTGAAAAAATCACGCTTAAATCAAATCTGTTTCTTGTTTGGCTCTCTTGGATTAGCCATTGGCGTGTTAGGTCAATATTGGATTTCTGCTGTGAATTGGCCTATTAATATTGGGGGACGACCCTGGAATTCTCTCCCTGCTTTTATGCCTGTGGCATTTGAAGTAACGATTTTATTTGCGGGATTGGGTACTGTATTTAGTTTCTTTGCATGGCGAAAAGTGAAATATGGGAAGCAAGGATTACAACCGCATTTGCGTGTTACAAATGATAGGTTTTTTGTGGTTATGAAACAAGGCCAAGAGCGGAAAGCATCTTCCCTTGTATCTGAAATTGTTCAACAGTATCATGGCGAAATGGTGGCGGAGTAA
- the nrfD gene encoding polysulfide reductase NrfD, protein MANHVNIRPPQIHGNKNHADVTQDVCNIMERKPTWLWWLGFGLSLSALALGLASVSYQIATGIGTWGLNKTVGWAFDITNFVFWVGIGHAGTLISAILFLFRQKWRTSINRSAEAMTIFAVMCAGIFPIIHMGRPWLAYWMFPYPNFRGPLWINFRSPLAWDVFAIGTYLIISATFWYFGMIPDLATVRDRAKSKIKKFFFGALSLGWNGSYRVWHRYETVYALLAGLAAPLVVSVHTVVSFDFATSAIPGWHTTTFPPYFVAGAVFSGFAMVLTLMIIARKTLRLEEYITLNHIENMTKVIIVTGGIVTLSYATEFFMAWYSGNGYEQFVFLNRALGPFAWAYWIMVGCNLITPQFFWFRSIRRNVAAVFILSIFVNIGMWFERFVIIVTSLHRDFLPSSWSMYKPTWIEIGTLIGSFGLFFTLFLLFIRTMPMISMGEVKSVLHYRGNGEKENG, encoded by the coding sequence ATGGCTAATCATGTTAATATTCGTCCACCCCAAATCCATGGGAATAAAAACCATGCCGATGTAACCCAGGATGTTTGCAACATTATGGAGCGGAAACCCACTTGGCTTTGGTGGCTGGGATTTGGATTGTCATTGAGTGCATTGGCGCTGGGATTGGCATCAGTTTCCTATCAAATTGCTACAGGAATTGGAACTTGGGGTCTTAACAAAACAGTGGGCTGGGCTTTTGATATTACCAATTTTGTTTTCTGGGTGGGGATTGGTCATGCTGGGACTTTAATTTCTGCTATTTTATTTTTATTCCGCCAAAAATGGCGAACATCCATTAATCGATCTGCAGAAGCCATGACCATTTTTGCCGTCATGTGTGCAGGGATTTTCCCAATTATACACATGGGCCGTCCTTGGTTGGCATATTGGATGTTTCCATATCCAAACTTTCGTGGTCCATTGTGGATAAATTTTAGATCTCCCTTAGCCTGGGATGTGTTTGCTATTGGTACTTATCTTATTATTTCAGCTACATTTTGGTACTTTGGGATGATTCCAGATTTGGCAACCGTTCGAGATAGAGCAAAATCTAAAATTAAAAAATTCTTCTTTGGTGCTCTGAGTTTGGGATGGAATGGAAGCTATCGAGTTTGGCATCGCTACGAAACTGTATATGCACTATTAGCTGGCTTAGCTGCTCCATTGGTTGTTTCCGTCCATACGGTGGTGAGTTTTGATTTTGCTACCTCTGCGATCCCTGGGTGGCATACCACCACATTTCCACCCTATTTTGTTGCAGGTGCTGTTTTTAGTGGATTTGCCATGGTGCTTACCCTCATGATTATTGCTCGAAAAACATTACGTTTGGAAGAATACATTACTTTAAACCATATTGAGAATATGACCAAAGTAATTATTGTTACCGGTGGAATTGTGACTCTATCCTACGCAACTGAATTTTTTATGGCTTGGTATTCAGGAAATGGGTATGAACAATTTGTATTTTTAAATCGTGCACTTGGACCTTTTGCTTGGGCTTATTGGATTATGGTGGGTTGTAATTTGATAACGCCACAATTTTTCTGGTTCCGGTCAATTCGTCGAAATGTAGCCGCCGTTTTTATTCTGTCGATCTTTGTAAATATTGGCATGTGGTTCGAACGATTCGTCATTATTGTAACATCGCTTCATCGAGATTTCCTTCCATCTTCTTGGAGTATGTATAAACCAACTTGGATAGAAATTGGTACCTTGATTGGGAGTTTCGGGCTTTTCTTTACACTCTTTTTATTATTCATTCGCACCATGCCTATGATTTCCATGGGCGAAGTAAAATCAGTCTTACATTATCGTGGCAACGGAGAAAAAGAAAATGGATAG
- a CDS encoding 4Fe-4S dicluster domain-containing protein: MSKFMKEYYTSHENKSCDTNCNCSDLPSVEAVQETSGFSRRSFLKTTGFSFAAFMVACSKTPVQKAIPFLIQPEEILPGKATWYASTSFACDAGCGVHVKNRDGRPIKLEGNPKHPMTQGGLCAQCQASLIELYDSKRIIDPILYRQSSTWEAVDSYVIKELRKIRDKGKEIVILTGTATSPSLLYTIKKFKKKFKTVSHIQMDDYSYSAILDAHEKNYGQRILPKYRFDKADLILSIDADFLGSWVSPIQFTKDFQKNRKLDSKHISKLIQVESRMSITGAKADERIAMTPTEMKSFMVDLDAIIHGKHGTNSHAKKIAGLLKLHRGNSLVVSGINDIKIQLIVNRINQSLGNVGRTLDIKKTSQMYAGSDSSIQSLVTKIESGMVGALLISDTNPAYILANGIDFSTLMKQVDLSVSFSDMNNETTAHCNVIAPGLHDLESWNDSELTSGVLSMTQPVIRPFGKNRSLRQSLSTWMGMKQDERDLVRNYWKKIFTSRVKSGKTFTRFWNELVHDGFTTISPNSKKLTPFKNQNIQIEGATKNELELVLFQSSQLGHGRHAENPWLQELPDPITKLTWDNVASFSPETAEKYHLKKGDVIEIVSGKNKIELPVFLQPGQKNNTVVAALGYGRVGTERFHKIGPDWLEKKDTVKKGETVGTSVSSMISFDNTFHYSGMPIKIQKTERTWDLALTQTYNTLSNPENTSPASMPVRPFVQETTFSEFQKNPSAGSHHGHPITTLWEDDHTYEGHHWGMAIDLTSCTGCSSCIVGCQVENNVPVVGKDEVLRKRDMAWLRMDRYYSGDGEDVDVSFQAMMCQHCDNAPCEPVCPVLATVHSSEGLNQQVYNRCVGTRFCANNCPYKVRRFNWFDYAHEDVMENMVLNPDVTVRSRGVMEKCSLCVQRIQEAKFEAKRLGVPLKDGDIKLACEQSCPADAIVFGDLNNPESRISKMTKDERHYKVLEELNAVPTVGYLTQVRNRDADKEKGGHHG, translated from the coding sequence ATGTCAAAATTCATGAAAGAATATTATACAAGTCACGAAAATAAATCGTGCGATACAAATTGTAATTGCAGTGATTTACCTTCCGTGGAAGCCGTTCAGGAAACGTCTGGATTCTCTCGTCGTAGTTTTTTAAAAACAACGGGATTTTCTTTTGCTGCATTCATGGTTGCTTGTAGCAAAACGCCGGTGCAAAAAGCGATTCCATTTTTGATTCAGCCCGAAGAGATATTACCTGGAAAGGCTACATGGTACGCATCTACCAGTTTTGCCTGCGATGCAGGATGTGGCGTCCATGTGAAAAATCGAGATGGTCGTCCTATTAAGTTGGAAGGGAATCCAAAACATCCCATGACACAAGGCGGATTATGCGCACAATGTCAAGCCAGTTTAATTGAATTGTATGATTCTAAACGAATTATAGATCCCATTTTATACAGACAAAGTTCAACTTGGGAAGCGGTAGATAGTTATGTTATTAAAGAATTAAGGAAAATAAGAGATAAGGGTAAAGAAATTGTTATTCTAACTGGAACCGCTACCAGTCCATCCTTGTTATACACGATTAAGAAATTTAAAAAGAAATTCAAAACAGTTTCTCATATCCAAATGGATGATTATTCTTATTCAGCAATATTAGATGCCCATGAGAAAAATTATGGCCAACGAATTTTACCTAAATATAGATTCGATAAAGCAGATTTGATTCTGTCCATTGATGCTGACTTTCTCGGATCGTGGGTTTCTCCAATCCAGTTTACCAAAGATTTTCAAAAAAATAGGAAACTGGATAGCAAGCATATATCAAAATTGATTCAAGTAGAATCTCGCATGTCTATTACCGGAGCAAAAGCGGACGAACGCATTGCCATGACACCCACAGAAATGAAATCGTTTATGGTGGATTTGGATGCTATCATCCACGGGAAACATGGGACGAATTCCCATGCGAAAAAAATTGCCGGACTGTTAAAACTTCACCGGGGAAACTCTTTAGTCGTTTCCGGAATCAATGATATAAAAATTCAATTAATTGTGAACAGAATTAACCAAAGTTTGGGAAATGTAGGCCGGACCTTGGATATAAAAAAAACGAGCCAAATGTATGCCGGTTCGGATTCATCTATACAGTCACTTGTAACTAAAATAGAGAGCGGTATGGTTGGCGCTCTTTTAATATCAGATACCAACCCGGCCTACATCTTAGCCAATGGAATAGATTTTTCTACCTTAATGAAGCAAGTGGATTTATCAGTTTCATTTTCAGATATGAATAATGAGACGACTGCCCATTGTAATGTTATTGCACCGGGGCTTCATGATTTAGAATCTTGGAATGATAGTGAATTAACATCCGGCGTTTTATCTATGACACAACCTGTAATCCGACCTTTTGGCAAGAATCGTTCTCTACGGCAATCATTATCCACATGGATGGGAATGAAGCAAGATGAACGGGATTTGGTTCGGAACTATTGGAAAAAAATATTTACATCCAGGGTGAAAAGTGGTAAAACATTTACACGATTCTGGAATGAATTAGTTCATGATGGGTTTACAACGATTTCCCCCAATTCAAAAAAACTTACTCCGTTTAAAAATCAAAATATTCAAATTGAAGGTGCAACAAAGAATGAGTTAGAACTAGTGCTATTTCAATCTTCTCAATTGGGACATGGTCGCCACGCAGAGAATCCGTGGCTTCAAGAATTACCTGATCCTATTACCAAATTAACCTGGGATAATGTGGCATCTTTTTCACCAGAAACGGCTGAAAAATATCATTTGAAAAAAGGGGATGTTATTGAAATTGTTTCTGGAAAAAACAAAATTGAATTGCCCGTATTTTTACAGCCCGGACAAAAAAATAATACAGTGGTAGCTGCCTTAGGATATGGGAGAGTGGGTACTGAACGTTTCCATAAAATTGGCCCCGATTGGCTCGAGAAAAAAGACACTGTTAAAAAAGGAGAAACGGTAGGGACATCCGTTTCATCCATGATTTCATTTGACAATACTTTTCATTATTCCGGCATGCCGATAAAAATTCAAAAAACAGAGAGAACTTGGGATTTGGCGCTCACTCAAACCTATAATACGTTGTCAAATCCAGAAAATACATCGCCTGCCAGTATGCCAGTGCGACCCTTTGTTCAGGAAACTACATTCTCCGAATTTCAGAAAAATCCATCAGCAGGAAGCCATCATGGCCATCCCATCACCACTTTGTGGGAAGATGACCACACCTACGAAGGACATCACTGGGGGATGGCAATTGATTTAACATCTTGCACGGGATGTTCATCATGTATTGTGGGCTGTCAAGTGGAAAACAATGTTCCCGTTGTGGGAAAAGATGAAGTTTTGCGAAAACGGGATATGGCGTGGCTTCGAATGGATAGGTATTATTCGGGTGACGGTGAAGATGTGGATGTCTCCTTCCAAGCCATGATGTGTCAACATTGCGATAATGCACCGTGTGAACCAGTTTGTCCGGTTTTGGCAACGGTTCATAGCTCAGAAGGATTAAATCAGCAAGTGTATAATCGTTGTGTAGGAACACGTTTCTGTGCCAATAATTGTCCGTATAAAGTTAGACGATTTAATTGGTTCGATTATGCGCACGAAGATGTGATGGAAAATATGGTTTTAAATCCTGATGTAACGGTGAGATCACGCGGTGTCATGGAAAAATGCTCTCTCTGTGTGCAGCGAATTCAAGAAGCAAAATTCGAAGCAAAACGATTAGGTGTTCCCCTAAAAGATGGAGATATCAAATTAGCCTGTGAACAATCCTGCCCAGCTGATGCAATTGTATTTGGGGATTTGAATAATCCTGAAAGTCGCATTTCCAAAATGACAAAAGATGAACGGCATTATAAAGTGTTAGAAGAATTAAATGCAGTGCCAACTGTTGGATATTTAACTCAAGTGAGAAATCGAGATGCTGACAAAGAGAAGGGGGGACACCATGGCTAA
- a CDS encoding cytochrome c3 family protein: protein MLFKNSTFHIPGNQQDYAPEQPIAFSHQLHAGEMEINCQYCHFGAEDSKHAGIPPANVCMNCHKYVSNTFNETRLAEQESRKPIASSEIAKIYASLGLSLAGEKVSSEKPTEWIKVHNVPDFVFFSHKPHITAGVDCAKCHGDVATMTRVKQVEDLSMGWCLDCHRQDHQSLQNPAGRTAQLQDCASCHY from the coding sequence ATGTTATTTAAAAATTCCACATTTCATATTCCTGGAAATCAGCAAGATTATGCACCAGAGCAACCCATTGCATTTTCCCATCAACTTCATGCGGGGGAAATGGAAATCAATTGTCAGTATTGTCATTTTGGGGCAGAAGATAGCAAACATGCTGGCATTCCACCGGCGAATGTGTGTATGAATTGTCACAAATATGTAAGCAATACATTCAATGAAACTCGGTTGGCAGAACAGGAAAGTCGTAAACCTATTGCTAGTTCTGAAATTGCAAAAATTTATGCATCGTTGGGCTTATCGTTGGCGGGGGAAAAAGTTTCTTCCGAAAAACCCACAGAGTGGATAAAAGTTCATAATGTACCTGATTTCGTTTTTTTCAGTCATAAACCCCATATAACTGCCGGTGTGGATTGTGCGAAATGTCACGGCGATGTTGCCACGATGACTCGTGTAAAACAGGTGGAAGATCTTTCCATGGGATGGTGCTTGGATTGTCATCGACAAGACCATCAATCTCTACAGAACCCAGCAGGAAGAACGGCACAATTGCAAGATTGCGCATCCTGCCATTATTAA
- the ric gene encoding iron-sulfur cluster repair di-iron protein, with protein MTQDQTVADVVTQDIRTATVFKKFGIDFCCGGGKDIKSACNEKGANFEDLMTELDLILNSTQTDFDFQAMPLDELIDYIYEKHHRYLYENGPITAQFVDKVARVHGQRHSETMEIAKIFSELLFELNHHMMKEEKILFPYVKKLVAIDKGQSTEPQTRPFINHPIRVMQMEHDNAGKMLKKLSQLTSNYTPPEDACNTYRASFANMKELEDDIHFHIHLENNILFPKAIELESKLSN; from the coding sequence ATGACACAAGACCAAACTGTTGCAGATGTTGTAACACAAGATATTAGAACCGCCACGGTATTTAAAAAATTCGGAATTGATTTCTGTTGTGGGGGTGGAAAAGATATCAAATCGGCTTGCAATGAAAAAGGGGCCAATTTTGAAGATCTTATGACCGAATTGGATTTAATATTAAACTCAACACAAACGGACTTTGATTTTCAAGCCATGCCGTTGGATGAATTAATTGATTATATTTATGAAAAGCATCACAGGTATTTGTACGAAAATGGACCTATCACAGCACAATTCGTGGACAAAGTAGCGCGAGTGCATGGACAGCGACATTCGGAAACAATGGAAATTGCAAAAATCTTTAGCGAATTGCTATTCGAACTAAATCACCACATGATGAAAGAAGAAAAGATTCTATTCCCTTATGTGAAAAAATTGGTTGCCATAGATAAAGGCCAATCTACAGAACCTCAGACGCGACCCTTCATCAATCATCCGATTCGCGTCATGCAAATGGAGCATGATAATGCGGGAAAAATGTTAAAAAAATTGAGTCAACTCACATCAAACTACACTCCACCAGAAGATGCATGTAATACCTATCGTGCATCCTTTGCGAATATGAAAGAATTAGAAGATGATATTCATTTTCATATTCATTTGGAGAATAATATTTTATTTCCAAAAGCAATTGAATTAGAATCTAAACTTTCAAATTAG
- a CDS encoding MFS transporter — protein sequence MSKIDLTKWEPENKEFWDSTGQHIASRNLWISIPSLLVGFAVWLMWGIITVQMKNLGFPFSQSELFTLTSIAGLTGATLRIPSSFFIRLAGGRNTIFFTTALLMIPALGSAIYLQDKNTPLWIFQILAFLSGFGGGNFASSMSNISFFYPKRMQGYALGMNAGLGNFGVTTMQILVPLVMTIPMLGAFSGDSMILSANSGTIFKRIMVGSETWLANAGWVWMLWLIPLAFFGWTGMNNIKTENVTPNLKSPGVSMARIGWLLFISFVTAAVGLYFILTFKELTWVKWIVLPAVVSATVFLMKSLSPGEIKTNLERQFKIFDHKHTWIMTIIYTMTFGSFIGFSAAVGLSIKFIFGVKHILVDGAMTHTLANPEGPATFMFAWVGAFIGALIRPVGGKIADKVGGAIVTQIVSVVMVISAIGVGYYSKLAYQSATPQDYFLPFFILLVILFTATGIGNGSTFRTISMVFNEEQAGPVLGWTSAVAAYGAFLIPKVIGENMSSGTPELAMYGFAVFYTFCAVLNWWYYLGPKKEYNNP from the coding sequence ATGTCAAAAATTGATTTAACTAAATGGGAACCGGAAAATAAAGAATTTTGGGATTCCACAGGCCAACATATCGCATCGAGAAATTTATGGATTTCCATCCCAAGTTTATTGGTGGGTTTTGCGGTTTGGCTCATGTGGGGTATCATCACGGTCCAAATGAAAAACCTTGGGTTTCCATTTTCTCAAAGTGAACTCTTTACTTTAACGTCTATCGCAGGCCTTACAGGAGCCACATTGCGGATTCCAAGTTCATTCTTTATTCGATTGGCGGGTGGACGGAATACTATTTTCTTTACCACAGCTCTGTTGATGATTCCCGCTTTGGGATCGGCTATCTATTTACAGGATAAAAATACGCCATTATGGATTTTCCAAATACTGGCATTCTTATCCGGATTCGGTGGGGGGAATTTTGCTTCATCCATGAGCAATATTAGCTTTTTCTATCCCAAAAGAATGCAAGGTTATGCTTTAGGTATGAATGCAGGATTGGGAAATTTTGGTGTGACTACCATGCAAATTTTGGTTCCATTGGTTATGACAATTCCCATGCTGGGTGCATTCAGTGGCGATTCCATGATTTTGTCTGCCAATAGTGGCACCATTTTTAAACGTATCATGGTAGGCTCGGAAACATGGCTTGCCAATGCCGGTTGGGTGTGGATGTTATGGCTAATTCCCTTGGCATTCTTTGGCTGGACTGGGATGAATAATATAAAAACAGAAAATGTTACACCCAACTTGAAATCGCCGGGTGTCTCAATGGCACGGATAGGTTGGTTACTTTTTATCAGTTTCGTTACTGCAGCCGTTGGGCTTTATTTCATACTCACATTTAAAGAATTGACATGGGTAAAATGGATTGTTCTACCGGCAGTTGTTAGCGCGACTGTATTTCTCATGAAATCCTTATCTCCAGGAGAAATTAAAACCAATCTGGAAAGACAATTCAAAATTTTTGATCATAAACATACCTGGATTATGACCATTATTTATACCATGACCTTTGGTTCCTTTATTGGGTTTTCTGCTGCGGTAGGCTTATCCATTAAATTTATATTTGGTGTAAAGCATATTTTAGTTGATGGCGCGATGACTCATACTTTAGCAAATCCTGAAGGTCCTGCCACATTTATGTTTGCATGGGTAGGTGCCTTTATTGGCGCATTGATTCGTCCGGTAGGTGGCAAAATTGCCGATAAAGTTGGGGGTGCCATCGTAACCCAAATCGTGTCAGTCGTCATGGTGATTTCTGCTATTGGTGTGGGATATTATTCAAAATTGGCTTATCAGTCTGCTACGCCACAAGATTATTTTTTACCATTTTTCATTCTTTTGGTCATTTTATTTACTGCCACGGGAATTGGAAATGGCTCCACCTTTAGAACAATATCCATGGTATTTAACGAAGAACAAGCGGGACCTGTCTTGGGTTGGACATCTGCCGTAGCAGCTTACGGTGCATTTCTTATTCCCAAGGTGATTGGTGAAAATATGAGCTCAGGAACCCCTGAATTAGCTATGTATGGATTTGCTGTTTTTTATACGTTCTGTGCTGTGCTGAATTGGTGGTATTACTTGGGACCCAAAAAAGAATATAATAACCCATAG
- a CDS encoding MFS transporter, whose protein sequence is MKSNQSKARIVLTMNTIAFTICFAVWMMNGVLITYLVDNGIYVWDKVQIGWLIGVPVLTGAIVRLPVGILTDKYGGRIVYTVLMIVASVATYFMSAADTFNEFIIAGLGFGISGASFAVGIAYTSVWFPKEKQGTALGIFGAGNAGAAITSMGAPILLRNLTQNGTELDAWRMMPKIYAIVLFVMAIIFYFTTYSKVVEGSSVKTLSQRLTPLKEVRVWRFGLYYFLVFGGFVALAQWLIPYYVNVYTMSVATAGMMAAIFSLPSGVIRAVGGWMSDKFGARLVMYIVLGAIIFSTALVIIPRMEIQSPGEGIMAKKSGIVTGITESTITVDEKVYSFRNKSNADLLDVEPNILVFPKNNFWQEPIVEVGEVVAKKQLLARGITHIFFQANVWIFTFFVFIIGIMMGIGKAAVYKFIPEYFPNDVGVVGGIVGVVGGLGGFVCPVIFGYLLKSTGLWTTTWMFFFALAVICLIWLHIVARKMMKARAPELLSDLEEKVVS, encoded by the coding sequence ATGAAAAGTAATCAATCAAAAGCAAGAATTGTTCTTACGATGAATACCATCGCCTTTACCATCTGTTTTGCAGTATGGATGATGAATGGCGTTCTCATTACGTATTTGGTTGACAATGGTATTTATGTTTGGGACAAGGTTCAAATTGGATGGCTGATAGGCGTTCCTGTACTCACAGGTGCTATTGTGCGCTTGCCCGTTGGAATTCTCACCGATAAATATGGCGGTAGAATTGTTTATACTGTTCTTATGATTGTGGCATCGGTGGCAACTTATTTTATGAGTGCTGCAGATACATTCAATGAATTTATTATTGCCGGCCTTGGATTTGGAATAAGTGGCGCATCTTTTGCTGTTGGAATTGCATATACGTCGGTTTGGTTTCCTAAAGAAAAACAGGGAACGGCTTTGGGAATATTTGGTGCAGGAAATGCAGGTGCCGCTATCACGAGTATGGGAGCCCCAATTCTGCTAAGAAATTTAACCCAAAACGGCACAGAGTTAGATGCGTGGAGAATGATGCCCAAAATCTATGCAATTGTTTTATTTGTTATGGCTATCATTTTCTATTTTACGACTTATTCAAAAGTGGTAGAAGGCAGTTCAGTCAAAACGCTTTCTCAACGATTGACGCCTTTAAAAGAAGTACGTGTTTGGCGATTTGGACTTTATTATTTTCTCGTTTTTGGCGGTTTTGTTGCCTTGGCACAATGGCTCATTCCGTATTATGTAAATGTTTATACAATGTCCGTGGCAACAGCCGGAATGATGGCGGCCATTTTCAGTTTGCCTTCAGGTGTGATTCGCGCAGTAGGTGGATGGATGTCTGATAAATTTGGTGCACGTTTGGTGATGTATATCGTATTGGGCGCTATCATTTTTTCAACCGCATTGGTCATTATTCCCCGGATGGAAATCCAATCTCCCGGTGAAGGAATTATGGCCAAAAAGTCAGGAATTGTTACAGGTATTACTGAATCTACAATTACCGTAGATGAAAAAGTATATTCCTTCCGCAATAAATCAAATGCTGATTTATTGGATGTAGAGCCAAATATTTTAGTTTTTCCTAAAAATAATTTTTGGCAGGAGCCCATTGTGGAAGTAGGAGAAGTGGTAGCCAAAAAGCAACTATTGGCTCGGGGAATAACACATATATTTTTTCAAGCAAACGTATGGATCTTTACATTTTTTGTTTTCATTATTGGTATCATGATGGGAATTGGAAAGGCAGCTGTTTACAAATTTATTCCAGAATATTTCCCCAATGATGTTGGCGTTGTGGGTGGAATTGTGGGTGTTGTTGGTGGATTGGGTGGTTTTGTATGCCCCGTTATTTTTGGGTATTTATTGAAATCTACTGGGTTATGGACTACTACCTGGATGTTCTTTTTTGCCTTGGCAGTAATATGTTTGATTTGGCTCCATATTGTAGCACGAAAAATGATGAAAGCACGGGCACCTGAATTATTATCCGATTTGGAAGAAAAAGTTGTCAGTTGA